The following proteins are encoded in a genomic region of Entelurus aequoreus isolate RoL-2023_Sb linkage group LG01, RoL_Eaeq_v1.1, whole genome shotgun sequence:
- the LOC133644729 gene encoding G-protein coupled bile acid receptor 1-like — protein MNKDEEHLIYAITVPLSTSIILANLLIISGILCNRQLHNTPNYFFLSLLVADMCTGVALPFIPLMALNRELSFGSCLAAHIFPNFLFLAFLLNLVMVHYERYICIVEPLHYSKLWMHRSFPLALLLVWAPPLLYASLPAFGWNNWGGCCARGPKWTTGSSCSTNVTVCCSYSRVFPNAFLYLEVYGLVLPAILTIAAMTGRVLCITRGQLRDICRLHRSVERGQASDREHRLNLRYARCLVAVSLTFLACWVPYLIYMHVCMAFLMSDTKWSSTTHIVLSCTGIGSMAVVPLVLGLANKQYTEPACKLLLKLRDRLRRTSSESAV, from the coding sequence ATGAACAAAGACGAGGAGCACCTGATCTACGCCATCACCGTCCCGCTGTCGACCTCCATCATTCTGGCCAACCTCCTCATCATCTCGGGCATCTTGTGCAACCGCCAGCTCCACAACACGCCCAACTACTTCTTCCTGAGCCTGCTGGTGGCGGACATGTGCACGGGCGTGGCGCTGCCTTTCATACCTCTGATGGCGCTCAACCGGGAGTTGAGCTTCGGCTCCTGTCTGGCCGCGCACATTTTCCCAAACTTCCTCTTCCTGGCGTTCCTCCTCAACTTGGTCATGGTCCACTACGAGCGGTACATCTGCATCGTGGAGCCGCTGCACTACAGCAAATTGTGGATGCATCGCAGTTTCCCCCTGGCGTTGTTGCTGGTGTGGGCGCCGCCGCTTCTGTACGCGTCCCTGCCGGCTTTTGGTTGGAACAACTGGGGCGGCTGCTGCGCCCGAGGCCCAAAGTGGACCACCGGGTCCAGCTGTTCCACCAACGTGACCGTGTGCTGCTCGTACAGCCGCGTGTTCCCCAATGCCTTCCTCTACCTGGAAGTGTACGGCCTGGTCTTGCCCGCCATTCTCACCATCGCTGCCATGACGGGCCGCGTGCTGTGCATCACCCGGGGTCAGCTGAGGGACATCTGCCGCCTCCATCGCTCGGTGGAGCGCGGTCAGGCCTCGGACCGGGAGCACAGGCTCAACCTGCGCTACGCTCGCTGCCTGGTGGCCGTGTCGCTGACCTTCCTGGCGTGCTGGGTGCCGTACCTCATCTACATGCACGTGTGCATGGCCTTCCTGATGAGCGACACCAAGTGGAGCTCCACCACCCACATCGTGCTCTCGTGCACCGGCATCGGGAGCATGGCGGTGGTGCCGCTGGTGCTGGGCCTCGCCAACAAGCAGTACACGGAACCGGCGTGCAAGCTGCTCCTCAAACTTCGAGACAGGTTGAGGCGGACGTCCAGCGAGTCTGCGGTCTGA
- the LOC133644863 gene encoding intermediate filament protein ON3-like isoform X2: MVGLNDKFVRLIEKVKHQEDENRKLDAKLKILREQEAYQGGVEGVVKQLEEELKQQIDKLLNDRAKLEDELHRNQDVSENTKERYEEELLKKADLENDFIITKKDADEGHLEAVHLALDLEDLIGQLEFLRVGHDEEIKELESHIQNETVILRENSKRLLDMDEIVDGVKSQYANMAARTREEADHWNRKKMDVMVLKAGQREQEVREIRREISDVVRFIQRLNSELDALKRKEESLKKDISDATAEGDASLERARGDIAQLEEALRRAKHDMAGQIREHQELMNLKLALDIEIVTYRKLLEGEEMRMNELMRHSDF, encoded by the exons GTGAAACACCAGGAAGATGAGAACAGAAAGTTGGACGCCAAGCTGAAGATCCTCAGGGAACAAGAGGCCTATCAGGGCGGGGTTGAGGGCGTGGTCAAGCAGTTGGAGGAGGAGCTAAAGCAGCAGATTGACAAGCTCCTCAATGACCGAGCCAAGCTTGAGGATGAGCTGCATCGCAACCAGGACGTGTCGGAGAACACCAAGGAGAG GTATGAGGAGGAGTTGCTGAAGAAAGCAGACCTGGAGAACGACTTCATTATCACCAAAAAG GATGCAGATGAAGGACACTTGGAAGCTGTCCATCTGGCTCTGGATTTGGAGGATCTGATTGGCCAGTTGGAGTTCCTGAGGGTCGGCCATGACGAG GAGATTAAAGAGCTGGAATCTCACATCCAGAACGAGACGGTGATTTTACGAGAGAACAGCAAGCGGTTGTTGGACATGGACGAGATTGTAGACGGCGTCAAGAGTCAGTACGCCAACATGGCCGCCCGCACCAGGGAGGAGGCGGACCACTGGAACCGGAAAAAG ATGGACGTCATGGTTCTAAAAGCCGGACAACGTGAACAGGAAGTCAGGGAAATAAGGAGGGAGATCTCAGACGTGGTGCGCTTCATCCAGAGGCTTAACAGCGAGCTGGATGCCCTAAAGAGGAAG GAGGAGTCCCTGAAGAAGGACATCAGCGACGCAACCGCGGAAGGCGACGCGAGCTTGGAGAGGGCCCGCGGCGACATCGCTCAGCTGGAGGAGGCCTTGAGGAGAGCCAAGCACGACATGGCGGGTCAGATCCGCGAACACCAAGAACTGATGAACCTCAAGCTGGCGTTGGATATCGAGATCGTCACGTATCGTAAGCTGCTGGAGGGCGAGGAGATGAG GATGAACGAGCTCATGCGTCACTCAG ATTTCTAA